From Leptidea sinapis chromosome 3, ilLepSina1.1, whole genome shotgun sequence, a single genomic window includes:
- the LOC126979571 gene encoding uncharacterized protein LOC126979571 codes for MKCLYLLAFIVVVQGYSIRDNEIETSRLQTSDDLLNSVISDCFEAASPTSCLKVKVLSFLDTKLGVRSESARALDEKNIDKVIFDRVGRIINTNEFRFQLPEFLFQSAEVSYRADRGFDVDFPEDASENGEARGILKKKLLLPVLLLLKLKMKALMPILVTIVGIKAVKALILSKLAITLVIGFLVYTLVMKKGAMMPMMMTPTEAPPASQYGPPASQYGPASTSAPPADSYAPQSWEPSSSGPYARVWDPSHLAYSSYYPSESAASSNQSPSYSSVASISSSSSSSTA; via the exons ATGAAGTGCCTATACCTACTAGCTTTTATTGTCGTAGTCCAAGGATACTCCATTAGGGATAATGAAATAGAAACTTCTAGATTGCAAACAAGTGACGATCTACTAAACAGTGTAATTAGTGATTGCTTTGAAGCAGCTTCCCCGACTTCCTGTCTCAAAGTGAAAGTCCTGTCGTTCTTGGATACGAAACTCGGTGTCAGGTCCGAGTCAGCGAGAGCCCTGGATgagaaaaatattgataaagtgATATTCGACCGCGTTGGAAGGATCATTAACACAAATGAGTTCAGATTCCAGCTGCCTGAGTTTTTATTCCAAAGCGCTGAAGTTTCATACCGCGCTGATCGAGGTTTTGATGTAGACTTTCCAGAAGATGCTTCAGAGAATGGCGAAG CTCGCGGCATCCTCAAGAAGAAGCTTCTTTTGCCAGTTCTTTTACTTCTTAAATTGAAGATGAAAGCACTTATGCCAATTCTAGTGACTATAGTTGGAATCAAGGCTGTCAAAGCTCTCATTCTGAGTAAACTTGCCATCACTCTTGTTATTGGATTCCTCGTTTATACACTTGTCATGAAAAAAGGAG CTATGATGCCCATGATGATGACTCCAACAGAAGCACCTCCTGCTTCTCAATACGGACCACCAGCTTCCCAATACGGCCCAGCATCAACCTCTGCACCTCCTGCCGACTCCTACGCCCCTCAATCATGGGAGCCATCCAGTTCTGGACCCTACGCTAGAGTCTGGGACCCAAGTCACCTTGCTTACAGCTCATACTACCCTAGTGAATCTGCGGCGTCATCAAACCAATCACCGAGCTACTCCAGCGTGGCATCTATttcatcatcttcatcatcatcaacggCTTGA